GCGTAGGCGCCGGTGAGATAACCACCGGTGGTGTGCACGATGCCCTTGGGCTTTCCGGTGGTGCCTGATGTGTAGAGAATGAACAGCAGGTCTTCCGCCTTCATGGGTTCTGGCGCGCACTCCTTGGGCACATCGCGCTTGAGGCGGTGCCACCAGTGATCGCGCCCGTCTTTCATTTCGGCAAACATCTCGTCGCCTACGCCACTGCGGCGACGCATGACCACCAATACGTGCTCGATGGTGGGACATTCTTCCAGTGCGGCATCGGCGTTCCGCTTGAGCGGCACCACCTGACCACGGCGATAGCCACCGTCGGCAGTGATGAGCACCTTGCATTGGCAATCGTTGATGCGATCGCGCAGCGACTCCGGCGAGAATCCGCCAAACACCACGGTATGCACGGCGCCAATGCGGGCGCAGGCCAGCATGGCGAATACGGCCTCGGGAATCATTGGCAGGTAGATCGCCACGCGATCGCCTTTCACCACTCCGAGCTTCTTGAGCATGTTGGCCGCGAGATTCACCTCGCGATACACGTCCCAGTATGTGAACGTGCGACGATCGCCAGGCTCGCCTTCCCAGATGAGCGCCGCCTTGTTGCGTCGCGGGCCGTGAATATGGCGGTCCACACAGTTCACGCTCACATTCAACTCACCGCCGTCAAACCAGGTGGCGTGCGGTGGCGTCCACTCCATCACGGTGTCCCACGGCTTGCTCCAGGTGAGCTCTCCGGCTTCGCGGGCCCAGAAGGCCAGTGGATCGGCCGCGGCCTCGTCGCCCAACTGGGCATCCTGCACTCGCGCCGACGCGCGAAACGCCGCCGAGGGCGGGAACTTCCGGTTTTCCGTCAGGAGGACGTCGATATCGCTATCGCTCATTGGTCCGTTCGTCGTCGGAGGGCGCTGCGGGGAGGTCGACGACGCCAGCGTGTACGCGTCATCGGGAATGTGAGAAAGCTGCACGACAACAGGCGTCGCGAGCAACCGGTGTCGGCCGCCACGTGGCCTGCATCAGGTGGATGGCACCAGGGCGACTCCGCGCGTGCTACACTTGATCCATGTTCCGGAACGATGTGCCTGCAATGGACGCCCTGGGTGGCGTGCGCATTGTCGTGTTGCGCTCGGAGGGTCGCGGCGGCCCGCTGGCGGCCGCATTGCGTCAGGCCGGGGCGACGGTCACCGAGGTCGCCCTCATGCATGTGGACCAGCTTGATGCGGCGCCGCTGACCGCGTCGGTTGCAAAGATGTCGTCGTACCAGTGGCTGGTGCTGGCCAGCCCGCACGCGGTACCGCCGTTGGAGACCAGCCTGGCCGCGGCGCAGGTGGTGCTGGGCGCCTGCAAGTTGGCCGTGGTGGGTGATGCCACGGGGGACGCCGTCGAGGCGACGGGGTGGCCGGTGGTGTTGACGCCCGAGCGTTCCGGCACGGACGGGCTGATTGACGCGATGGCCACGCGCAGTGACGTGGACGGCGCGCATGTGCTGTATCCGGCCGCGGACAGCGATCGAGACAGCCTGCCGGCCGGTCTTCGCGCGCTTGGTGCGATGGTCGATGTCGTCCCGGTGTTTCGGGTGGTACCCGATGCCGAGGCACGTCGGCAGTTGCGTGCCCTGATTGCCGACGGCGCCTTCGACCTGGTGACGGTGTCGGTGCCCGGTACCCTGGACGCGCTGCTGGAGGCCATCCCGCCCGAACATGTGCGACGCGTGCCGGTGGCGTGCGTCGGGCCCGTCGCGGCTCGCGCGGCGCGCAAGGCCGGGTTTCCCGTCAAGGTGGAAGCGGAAAACCCGTCGCCGGCCACATTGGCACGTCGTATCGTCGCCGCGTTTCGCTCGTCTCGCTAGAATCCATACAGCGCGTTGCACCACTGCGCTTCCGTGGCGCCCAAGATCAACCCAAGGTTGCTGAATGTCGCACAATCCGTGGCACGATATCCCGGCCGGGAAGCATCCGCCGGAGCAGGTAACGGCAATCATCGAAATTCCCGCCAAGTCGCGCAATAAGTACGAGCTGGACAAGGAAACCGGGCAATTCAAGCTGGACCGGGTGCTGTATTCCGCCGTGCACTATCCCAGCGACTACGGATTCATTCCGCGCACACTGCACGAGGATGGCGATCCACTGGACATCCTGGTCAAGATCAACGAGCCCACGTTTCCCGGTTGCCAGATTGCCGCGC
The Gemmatimonadaceae bacterium genome window above contains:
- a CDS encoding uroporphyrinogen-III synthase; this encodes MFRNDVPAMDALGGVRIVVLRSEGRGGPLAAALRQAGATVTEVALMHVDQLDAAPLTASVAKMSSYQWLVLASPHAVPPLETSLAAAQVVLGACKLAVVGDATGDAVEATGWPVVLTPERSGTDGLIDAMATRSDVDGAHVLYPAADSDRDSLPAGLRALGAMVDVVPVFRVVPDAEARRQLRALIADGAFDLVTVSVPGTLDALLEAIPPEHVRRVPVACVGPVAARAARKAGFPVKVEAENPSPATLARRIVAAFRSSR